A single Elephas maximus indicus isolate mEleMax1 chromosome 2, mEleMax1 primary haplotype, whole genome shotgun sequence DNA region contains:
- the LOC126068497 gene encoding olfactory receptor 2M2-like, with protein sequence MEGRNETLTPDFILMGLLPSMKCVTFLICAIILIYFAAVPGNFILPLLIWMDLRLHIPVYFLLSQLSLVDLALISSTVPKIAINFFSGAKNITHFACGTQIFFFFTLGGAECILLTFMACDHYVTVCNPLRYTVIMNQGVYLQMGIVSWIGGILAPIAHTSYTMSLPICGSREIHHFYCEMPAIMKISCKDTSSHELVVFVMGIVFIIILFGLIMASCTLIFLTVLHMNSPQGRNKALATCSSHLTVVSFYLGPCVYMYMTPGSSHTPEQEQAVSAFCTVLTPMLNPLIYSLRNKDVAGALQKALGKHSVSKEDA encoded by the coding sequence ATGGAGGGAAGAAATGAGACACTAACACCAGATTTTATTCTCATGGGACTCCTCCCCAGTATGAAGTGTGTCACCTTCCTTATCTGTGCCATTATTCTGATCTACTTTGCTGCAGTCCCTGGGAACTTCATTCTGCCTCTCCTGATATGGATGGATTTGAGGCTTCACATCCCGGTGTACTTTCTGCTCAGCCAGCTTTCTCTTGTAGACCTGGCCCTCATCAGTAGCACTGTTCCAAAGATAGCCATCAACTTTTTCTCTGGAGCAAAGAACATTACCCATTTTGCCTGTGGAACccagatattttttttctttactcttggGGGTGCTGAATGCATCCTCTTGACCTTCATGGCCTGTGATCATTATGTAACTGTCTGTAACCCTCTGAGatacacagtcatcatgaaccAGGGAGTTTATTTGCAAATGGGCATAGTGTCCTGGATTGGGGGCATTCTAGCTCCCATAGCTCACACATCCTATACCATGAGCCTGCCTATCTGTGGCTCCAGAGAAATCCACCATTTCTATTGTGAGATGCCAGCTATTATGAAGATCTCATGCAAAGACACTTCCAGCCATGAGCTGGTGGTCTTTGTAATGGGAATTGTTTTTATCATTATCCTCTTTGGACTTATCATGGCTTCCTGCACCCTCATCTTCCTCACTGTCCTTCATATGAACTCTCCCCAAGGCAGGAACAAGGCCTTGGCCACCTGCTCCTCCCATCTTACAGTGGTAAGTTTTTATCTGGGACcatgtgtttatatgtatatgaCACCAGGTTCCTCTCACACCCCTGAGCAGGAGCAGGCTGTGTCTGCATTTTGCACTGTCCTCACACCCATGCTAAACCCcctcatctacagcctgagaaacaAAGATGTGGCAGGGGCTCTTCAGAAGGCCCTGGGGAAACATTCAGTCTCTAAAGAGGATGCATAA